Genomic segment of Saprospira sp. CCB-QB6:
TAGCCGTACCTGGGCGGGTTTTATTGGTCAAGCCCACGGCATATTCCAGCACATTATCAGCAATATGGATTTTGCGAATCAGTTGTTGGAAAAAGACGATTTGCTCGGCAGAAACCACTCCGTTCAGCTCTACTTTATGGCCTGAGGTTGTGTTTTTCACAATCTGCACCTCTTGTTCATAGGTGGGATAATCCAGCACGATATTAAACATAAAGCGGTCGAGCTGGGCCTCGGGCAAGGGATAAGTTCCCTCCTGCTCGATGGGGTTTTGGGTAGCCAAAACCAAAAAGGGTTTGGGCAATTTATAGCTCACACCACCCACCGTTACCGAGCGTTCTTGCATAGCTTCCAGCAAGGCGGCCTGCGTTTTGGGCGGGGTCCGGTTAATCTCATCTGCCAGCAAAATATTGGTAAAAAGTGGCCCTTTAGAGAAAGTAAAATTGCGGTGTTCGTCCATAATTTCGGCCCCAGTAATATCCGAGGGCATCAAATCGGGCGTAAACTGAATGCGGTTAAACTGCAGGTCCAAAACCTTAGAAATAGTATTGACCAAAAGGGTTTTGGCGAGGCCGGGCACCCCAACGAGCAGGCTGTGTCCATCGCAAAAGAGCGAAATCAAGACCGATTTGACCACTTCATCTTGGCCCACGATCACTTTTCCAATTTCTTGACTCAAATCTCGGTAAGCCTGGGCCAATGCGTCCAGGGCTTCTACATCATCCTTATAATTCATAGTTCTATTTTAGCGTTCTTTTTTTTGTTTTGGGGCTGCCCCTCCCGTTAGGTTAAAACCCAGCGCAAAGCGATATCGCTTTGCGAAGCTAGACAAAATGAGGGTTAAAACCCTCCTAAATTATCGGTCGGGTCGGGCTGTGTCAGGGCTCGCAGGTCTGCTCGGCCCTGCGCAAAATTCGCTTTGCTCATTTTGCTGGGTCTGCGGCTTTGCCGCCCCCTTTTCCATCCCTCAGCCGGCTCGCTGCGCTCGCCTCTAGCTGTATAATTTGGACCATCAAGATACTAACTTCTTTGGCTAAGCCTTAAAATGCTTTTGTATTTTGCTTAAAAGGACCTTTTGTAGTCCTTTTTGGCCGGCCAAAATTTCTCGCCCAAAAAGATAATCATTTTGGCCAGAAAAGTCGCAAACAAAGCCGCCAGCTTCTTGGACCAAAAATGCGCCTGCGGCTACATCCCAGGGCGCTAAGCTATATTCATAAAATCCTCCGAAGCGACCAGCGGCCGTATAGGCCAAATCCAAAGCGGCTGAGCCGCAGCGGCGCAGGCCTCGGCAGGCGGGCATTAGCTCGCCCAAAAGGGCCAAATAGGCCTTTGTTTGCTCAAAATCGTAATAGGGGAAGCCCGTAGCTAGTAAACTGTCGCTCAGGGCGGCTGGTTTTTGGTCAAGCTGTAAGGGCTGTTCATTTAGGTAGGCCCCCTGCCCTTCAATGGCCCAGAACAATTCCTTTCGGTTAGGTTCATAGACCATTCCCAGAACTGTTTTCTCTTCATATTGCAGGGCAATACTGATCGAGAAAAAGGGAAGTTGGTGCAAATAGTTAGTGGTTCCATCTAGAGGGTCAATAATCCAGCGCCAGGGGCTATCGCTTTGTTTTTGGCCCGTTTCCTCGGCAATAAAATTTGCTTGAGGAAGTAAGGATTGGGCCAAGTTAATAATGCGATTTTCCACCTCTTGGTCGACATAACTAACCAAGCTATTGAGATCTTTGGTCAGTACATCCTTAGCTTGGACCTTTTGGATTTCGCTCAGCATAAACTGGCCCCATTGGGGCAGGGCCGTTTTTAGGGCCGCGGCAATTTGGTTCAATTCCATTTTATTCATGACTTAAAGAAAAACTTTTTCGGCATAAAAAAAGAGGGCCTTGGCCCTCTTATTATTTTCTTAGCGATTTGCGGTTTTGCAGGGC
This window contains:
- a CDS encoding AAA family ATPase, translated to MNYKDDVEALDALAQAYRDLSQEIGKVIVGQDEVVKSVLISLFCDGHSLLVGVPGLAKTLLVNTISKVLDLQFNRIQFTPDLMPSDITGAEIMDEHRNFTFSKGPLFTNILLADEINRTPPKTQAALLEAMQERSVTVGGVSYKLPKPFLVLATQNPIEQEGTYPLPEAQLDRFMFNIVLDYPTYEQEVQIVKNTTSGHKVELNGVVSAEQIVFFQQLIRKIHIADNVLEYAVGLTNKTRPGTAMATDKVNNYISWGAGPRASQFLVLGAKCHAAINGKYSPDKSDVQAVAPYILRHRVVRNYKAEAEGITIEQIIQSLF
- a CDS encoding inositol monophosphatase family protein — translated: MNKMELNQIAAALKTALPQWGQFMLSEIQKVQAKDVLTKDLNSLVSYVDQEVENRIINLAQSLLPQANFIAEETGQKQSDSPWRWIIDPLDGTTNYLHQLPFFSISIALQYEEKTVLGMVYEPNRKELFWAIEGQGAYLNEQPLQLDQKPAALSDSLLATGFPYYDFEQTKAYLALLGELMPACRGLRRCGSAALDLAYTAAGRFGGFYEYSLAPWDVAAGAFLVQEAGGFVCDFSGQNDYLFGREILAGQKGLQKVLLSKIQKHFKA